In a genomic window of ANME-2 cluster archaeon:
- a CDS encoding NAD-dependent epimerase/dehydratase family protein, which yields MRLKNRHIFVTGGAGFIGSHVVDRLLQHNRVTVFDNLSSGVMAYIDCHTDNPDFTFIEGDLINPGTISTALDSIDMVFHLAANPDVRLGAEDTKVHLEQNVLTTYNLIEAMRTADVSEIVFTSTSTVYGLASVLPTPEDYGPLVPISLYGASKLACEALISSYCHTFDMKAWLYRFANIVGDRGNHGVLVDFINKLRLDPFTLEILGSGKQKKSYLDVVDCVDAMVYGVEHSDERVNIFNIGSEDTIDVVGIADIVTGKMGYSDVEYRFTGGAHGGGGWKGDVPAMLLAIDKIKALGWKPPHNSSQSIEMAVDSLLRS from the coding sequence ATGAGACTTAAAAACAGGCATATTTTTGTTACCGGCGGTGCAGGATTCATAGGTAGCCATGTCGTTGACAGGTTACTGCAGCATAACAGGGTCACTGTATTCGATAACCTGTCATCCGGCGTAATGGCGTACATTGACTGTCATACGGACAACCCGGATTTTACTTTCATTGAAGGTGACCTGATAAACCCCGGTACCATATCCACGGCTCTGGACAGTATTGATATGGTGTTCCATCTGGCTGCCAATCCTGATGTGAGGTTGGGAGCAGAGGATACAAAAGTACACCTGGAACAGAACGTGCTGACCACCTATAACCTGATAGAAGCAATGAGGACTGCGGATGTAAGTGAAATTGTATTTACATCAACCTCTACCGTGTACGGCCTGGCAAGTGTACTGCCCACGCCTGAAGATTACGGGCCGCTGGTTCCCATATCCCTGTACGGAGCATCGAAACTAGCCTGCGAGGCACTGATATCTTCATATTGCCATACCTTTGACATGAAAGCATGGCTTTACCGGTTCGCCAATATCGTGGGGGACAGGGGCAATCATGGCGTGCTGGTTGACTTCATTAATAAACTGAGACTGGACCCCTTTACGCTTGAGATACTGGGTTCGGGTAAGCAAAAGAAATCTTACCTGGACGTAGTGGATTGCGTGGATGCCATGGTATACGGAGTGGAACACTCTGATGAACGGGTCAATATATTCAACATCGGTTCAGAGGATACTATCGATGTGGTGGGCATTGCAGATATCGTGACCGGTAAGATGGGGTACAGCGATGTGGAATACCGCTTCACCGGAGGCGCCCACGGTGGTGGGGGCTGGAAGGGGGATGTGCCTGCAATGCTGCTGGCTATTGATAAAATAAAAGCCCTGGGCTGGAAGCCGCCACATAACTCAAGCCAGAGCATTGAAATGGCAGTGGATTCGTTATTAAGATCATAA
- a CDS encoding carbohydrate kinase family protein yields MTLQMMPVHSHDSPPFPQVVGFGALNLDRIYYVDRIVRPDEEGFISSVENHPGGSAANTIVGLSRLGIATGYVGKVADDEAGRLLLDDLASEGVNTRGVRISSGRSGECLIMVDRQGERGILVDPGVNDTITIADVEMGIGTHPEMSIDMHAKINIDISMGITAGSGMELMNNAGLIHFTSFVCRASDTSFETQKQVAARTKAGISFDPGTLYAERGLKALMEFIRRARVVLPNDHELELMTGCRDVRDGADMLIEAGAQWVAVKMGSRGCYVTDGTLSIELQPHKVDVVDTTGAGDAFNAGFIFGMLQGKDIETCGRMGTITASISIGHRGARGGLPSRDELDAVIRALSGVS; encoded by the coding sequence ATGACCCTTCAAATGATGCCAGTACACAGCCATGATTCCCCTCCTTTTCCACAGGTGGTGGGTTTTGGTGCCCTGAACCTGGACAGGATATATTATGTGGACAGGATTGTCAGGCCGGACGAGGAAGGTTTTATCAGTTCGGTCGAGAACCATCCGGGTGGTTCGGCCGCTAATACCATTGTAGGTTTGTCCAGGCTGGGCATAGCAACAGGGTATGTGGGAAAGGTTGCGGATGACGAGGCAGGCAGATTGTTGCTGGATGACCTTGCATCCGAAGGCGTGAATACCCGGGGTGTGCGTATTTCCAGCGGCAGGAGCGGTGAGTGCCTGATTATGGTTGACAGGCAGGGTGAGCGTGGGATACTGGTTGACCCGGGCGTAAATGATACTATCACTATTGCGGACGTGGAAATGGGCATTGGCACACACCCTGAAATGAGCATTGACATGCACGCGAAAATAAATATAGACATTAGCATGGGCATTACCGCTGGCTCGGGAATGGAATTAATGAACAATGCCGGGCTTATTCATTTCACCTCTTTTGTGTGCAGGGCCTCAGACACATCATTCGAGACTCAAAAACAAGTTGCAGCCCGCACAAAGGCTGGTATCAGCTTCGATCCGGGCACCCTTTATGCCGAGCGTGGCTTAAAGGCACTGATGGAGTTTATCAGGCGAGCCCGGGTGGTACTGCCCAATGACCATGAACTGGAACTTATGACCGGGTGCCGGGATGTTAGGGACGGTGCCGATATGCTCATTGAGGCCGGGGCACAGTGGGTGGCTGTTAAGATGGGCAGCCGGGGGTGCTATGTGACAGACGGCACGTTATCAATTGAGCTACAACCCCACAAAGTGGATGTGGTGGACACGACAGGGGCAGGTGATGCCTTCAATGCCGGTTTTATCTTTGGTATGCTGCAGGGGAAGGATATTGAAACATGCGGACGGATGGGTACTATCACCGCGTCCATCAGTATAGGGCACAGGGGGGCACGGGGAGGATTACCCTCCCGGGACGAACTGGATGCGGTTATAAGAGCTCTTTCAGGGGTATCCTGA
- a CDS encoding formylmethanofuran--tetrahydromethanopterin N-formyltransferase, which yields MNLKINGVPVDDTYCEAFSGVFTRFIITAKDDKRLQRAARLSTALPSTVFGKSEGGIEAWLPPDETPDGRAGAIVQIWVNDRKNSEQNLAAELGWRIRQGILVVPTTSVFNALDSDRFIDMMPPVGYCADGYQTEETRFGRKTIVLPLMMGEFVIERHLGMARSVMGGNVWFFCDSLDTALEAGDRAVEAVDRVEGAVTTFDICSAGSKPIYPGQEHPEVGPSTNHPFCPTLRGKIPDFEVPDGVGSIPEIVMNGVDENAVRNAMKAAMEAAAGVPGVKRISAGNYEGKLGTFRIPLKELL from the coding sequence ATGAATCTCAAAATCAATGGAGTCCCTGTAGACGATACCTATTGTGAAGCCTTTAGCGGCGTGTTTACCCGGTTCATCATTACAGCAAAGGACGATAAGCGCCTTCAACGGGCCGCCCGCCTGTCTACTGCCCTTCCATCGACCGTCTTTGGCAAATCCGAAGGTGGTATAGAAGCCTGGCTGCCCCCTGATGAGACACCGGACGGACGTGCTGGTGCAATTGTCCAGATATGGGTGAACGATAGAAAGAACTCTGAACAGAACCTGGCAGCTGAACTTGGATGGCGCATACGACAGGGCATCCTGGTCGTGCCCACGACTTCGGTGTTCAATGCCCTGGATTCAGACCGCTTTATCGATATGATGCCTCCGGTGGGATATTGTGCTGACGGTTACCAGACCGAAGAGACACGTTTCGGCAGGAAGACAATAGTCCTTCCCCTGATGATGGGGGAGTTCGTCATCGAACGGCACCTGGGCATGGCGAGGAGCGTGATGGGGGGCAATGTATGGTTCTTTTGCGATTCCTTGGATACGGCTCTTGAAGCAGGGGACCGTGCCGTGGAAGCTGTAGACAGGGTTGAAGGAGCGGTGACCACCTTTGACATCTGCTCAGCCGGTTCCAAACCCATATACCCGGGGCAGGAACATCCCGAGGTCGGGCCCAGTACCAACCATCCCTTCTGCCCCACATTACGGGGAAAAATTCCGGATTTCGAAGTGCCTGACGGCGTAGGCTCCATTCCTGAGATCGTCATGAACGGTGTTGACGAAAACGCTGTGAGGAATGCCATGAAAGCTGCAATGGAAGCGGCTGCCGGTGTACCTGGTGTCAAAAGGATATCAGCAGGAAACTACGAAGGAAAACTGGGAACATTCAGGATACCCCTGAAAGAGCTCTTATAA
- the cofH gene encoding 5-amino-6-(D-ribitylamino)uracil--L-tyrosine 4-hydroxyphenyl transferase CofH, with protein MSLQYAAVLNDVFNYFPTEIPPDIVERVIEGAATVNDASELLKCEPGVIFKFADMLKASLVGNSVSYIVNRNITFSDNCTGTCTFCAFKGYKGFRMGVDEIVRTAAGAVQTGATEVCIQGGLMDDMHLENYCNILRSIKSRFPQLHIHAFSPMEVFHMSRNSDTSIKDTLLALKNNGLDSMPGTAAEILSDRVRKEICPDKLTSSQWINVVETAHRTGIPTTATMMYGHIETMTERIHHILTVRDIQLMTGGFTEFVPLPFMPYNNPLGKRLMAEGYFATTGVEDLIVHALARILLYPHVSNIQASWVKLGKKLAQYALFCGVNDLGGTLMEESISKSAGAANGEYMPSEEFQWIIRGAGRDPVQRDTLYRQIVTG; from the coding sequence ATGAGTTTACAATATGCAGCCGTATTGAACGATGTTTTTAACTATTTCCCTACAGAAATCCCTCCGGACATTGTAGAAAGAGTGATTGAAGGAGCAGCAACTGTCAATGATGCATCTGAACTGCTTAAATGTGAACCTGGTGTTATTTTCAAATTTGCAGATATGCTCAAAGCAAGCCTGGTGGGCAATTCAGTATCATACATTGTGAATCGTAACATTACTTTTTCTGATAACTGCACCGGAACCTGTACCTTCTGTGCGTTCAAAGGATATAAGGGATTCAGGATGGGCGTTGATGAGATTGTACGAACGGCTGCCGGTGCAGTCCAGACCGGTGCAACAGAAGTGTGTATCCAGGGCGGGTTGATGGATGACATGCACCTGGAAAATTATTGCAATATCCTCAGATCCATTAAATCACGTTTCCCGCAACTGCACATCCATGCCTTTTCACCCATGGAAGTATTTCACATGTCACGGAACAGCGATACAAGTATCAAGGATACCCTTCTGGCACTTAAAAACAACGGGCTGGATTCCATGCCTGGCACTGCTGCCGAGATACTATCTGACAGGGTGCGCAAGGAGATATGCCCTGATAAACTAACGTCCTCACAGTGGATCAATGTGGTCGAGACCGCGCACCGTACAGGAATACCTACCACGGCTACCATGATGTACGGACATATTGAGACCATGACCGAGCGTATCCATCACATACTTACGGTAAGGGACATACAGCTCATGACAGGCGGGTTCACTGAATTCGTACCCCTGCCCTTCATGCCGTACAATAATCCCCTGGGTAAACGGTTGATGGCGGAAGGGTACTTTGCCACGACCGGTGTGGAAGATCTCATTGTGCACGCTCTGGCCCGGATCCTGCTGTACCCACATGTAAGTAATATCCAGGCCAGCTGGGTTAAACTTGGCAAGAAGTTGGCGCAATATGCCCTGTTCTGTGGTGTCAATGACCTGGGAGGTACCCTGATGGAGGAGAGTATCTCAAAAAGTGCCGGTGCGGCTAACGGTGAATATATGCCGTCTGAGGAATTCCAGTGGATTATCAGAGGTGCCGGACGTGACCCGGTGCAAAGGGACACATTGTACCGGCAAATAGTAACTGGATGA
- a CDS encoding alpha/beta hydrolase, whose protein sequence is MSIPAIEVNDTTLYYEVRGKGNPMYVLHGGPGLDHRYFGRSLSGLENIRELYYIDFRGHGKSSKTDVKTYTLETFVDDIDAIRMHLWHDSIEILGHSMGGMIGLLYALHYPAYLEKLILVGTPAKHTKVKGYYVLKAALLAVNLKYYLQYQKDKTIDKEAFAREILLKSWPIYIPEKMLLDYTDYIRSLQGLDIFFDMQDELELFDFSEEVFNIIQPTLIIFGENDPFKEGGKLLKNIKESRFSVIPETKHMPFLEDEMYFNIVVREFLTGKIL, encoded by the coding sequence ATGAGCATTCCCGCAATTGAAGTGAACGACACAACACTGTATTATGAAGTGAGAGGGAAGGGAAATCCCATGTATGTACTTCACGGGGGGCCGGGTCTTGACCACAGGTATTTCGGTCGCTCACTGAGCGGGCTTGAGAATATCCGTGAATTGTACTACATCGACTTTCGGGGACATGGAAAATCCTCAAAAACCGATGTAAAGACCTATACCCTGGAGACCTTTGTTGATGACATCGACGCCATACGAATGCATTTATGGCATGATTCTATTGAGATACTTGGTCATTCCATGGGAGGGATGATAGGACTGCTGTATGCACTCCACTACCCTGCTTATCTCGAAAAATTAATACTTGTTGGCACACCTGCAAAACATACAAAAGTAAAAGGGTATTATGTGCTCAAAGCCGCCCTGCTGGCTGTGAACCTGAAATATTATTTACAGTATCAAAAAGACAAGACCATTGATAAGGAAGCCTTTGCCAGGGAGATCTTACTGAAAAGCTGGCCTATTTATATACCTGAAAAAATGCTCCTTGATTACACTGATTACATCAGGTCCCTGCAGGGCCTCGATATTTTCTTTGACATGCAGGATGAATTGGAGCTGTTCGATTTTAGCGAAGAGGTTTTCAACATTATCCAGCCTACATTGATAATCTTTGGCGAGAACGACCCGTTCAAAGAAGGCGGCAAGCTCTTGAAAAATATCAAGGAATCCAGATTCTCGGTAATACCGGAAACCAAACACATGCCATTCCTTGAAGATGAAATGTACTTCAATATTGTTGTCAGGGAATTCCTTACCGGGAAGATATTATAA